One Brassica napus cultivar Da-Ae chromosome C2, Da-Ae, whole genome shotgun sequence DNA window includes the following coding sequences:
- the LOC125581587 gene encoding SAL2 phosphatase-like isoform X2, whose protein sequence is MSYEKELGAAKKAVSLAARLSQGVQKTLLQSEVWTKSDKTPVTAADYGSQAVVSLVLERELKPATLSLVAEEDTRDLRKKGSEEFLEDITKLVRDTLASDESYAGSSITTEDVLNAIDCGKSQGGSSGCHWVLDPIDGTRGFVRGEQYAVGLALLVEGKVVVGVMACPNLPLSSAVVEKDDKSCQDNVGCLFFAATGSGAYVQPLNGNSPPQEVRVSSNENLEEAKFLESYHMPIPLHSSIAKKLGITALPVRIDSQAKYAAVSRGDAEMYLRFTLVGYREWIWDHAAGSIITTEAGGVVCDAEGIPLDFSKGKRLDHNRGIIVTTKKLKPLILKAVRESMEEENIRV, encoded by the exons ATGTCTTACGAGAAGGAGCTAGGCGCTGCAAAGAAAGCTGTTTCTCTAGCTGCTCGTCTCAGCCAA GGAGTTCAGAAGACTCTCTTGCAATCCGAAGTATGGACAAAATCCGACAAAACTCCTGTCACTGCAGCTGATTATG GATCACAAGCTGTTGTTAGTCTTGTGTTAGAGAGGGAGCTCAAACCTGCAACCCTGTCATTAGTAGCAGAAGAG GATACTAGAGATCTACGGAAGAAAGGAAGTGAGGAGTTTCTAGAAGATATAACAAAGCTTGTGAGAGATACTCTAGCTTCTGATGAATCATACGCAGGCTCTTCTATAACCACAGAGGATGTGTTGAATGCCATAGACTGTGGTAAATCACAAGGAGGAAGCAGTGGTTGTCACTGGGTTCTTGATCCTATAGATGGAACCAGAGG ATTTGTAAGAGGAGAGCAATACGCTGTGGGATTAGCGTTGCTTGTGGAAGGCAAAGTGGTGGTCGGCGTTATGGCTTGTCCTAATCTTCCTTTGTCTTCTGCGGTTGTTGAGAAAGACGACAAGTCTTGCCAGGATAATGTTGGATGTCTTTTCTTTGCTGCAACTGGTTCAGGAGCTTATGTGCAACCGCTCAATGGCAATTCTCCACCACAGGAG GTGAGAGTGAGTAGCAATGAGAATCTTGAAGAAGCAAAGTTCTTAGAATCATACCATATGCCAATTCCCCTCCATAGTTCCATTGCTAAG AAACTTGGGATCACAGCGTTACCTGTAAGGATCGATAGCCAAGCAAAGTATGCAGCTGTGTCAAGAGGAGATGCAGAGATGTACTTGCGCTTCACTCTTGTTGGATACCGTGAGTGGATATGGGACCATGCAGCTGGTTCAATCATCACAACag AAGCTGGAGGCGTCGTTTGCGATGCTGAAGGGATACCTCTGGACTTCTCAAAGGGAAAGCGTCTTGATCACAACAGAGGGATCATAGTTACCACCAAGAAACTCAAGCCATTGATTCTGAAAGCTGTTAGAGAATCCATGGAAGAAGAGAATATTCGTGTCTGA
- the LOC125581587 gene encoding SAL2 phosphatase-like isoform X1 produces MSYEKELGAAKKAVSLAARLSQGVQKTLLQSEVWTKSDKTPVTAADYGSQAVVSLVLERELKPATLSLVAEEVDTRDLRKKGSEEFLEDITKLVRDTLASDESYAGSSITTEDVLNAIDCGKSQGGSSGCHWVLDPIDGTRGFVRGEQYAVGLALLVEGKVVVGVMACPNLPLSSAVVEKDDKSCQDNVGCLFFAATGSGAYVQPLNGNSPPQEVRVSSNENLEEAKFLESYHMPIPLHSSIAKKLGITALPVRIDSQAKYAAVSRGDAEMYLRFTLVGYREWIWDHAAGSIITTEAGGVVCDAEGIPLDFSKGKRLDHNRGIIVTTKKLKPLILKAVRESMEEENIRV; encoded by the exons ATGTCTTACGAGAAGGAGCTAGGCGCTGCAAAGAAAGCTGTTTCTCTAGCTGCTCGTCTCAGCCAA GGAGTTCAGAAGACTCTCTTGCAATCCGAAGTATGGACAAAATCCGACAAAACTCCTGTCACTGCAGCTGATTATG GATCACAAGCTGTTGTTAGTCTTGTGTTAGAGAGGGAGCTCAAACCTGCAACCCTGTCATTAGTAGCAGAAGAGGTG GATACTAGAGATCTACGGAAGAAAGGAAGTGAGGAGTTTCTAGAAGATATAACAAAGCTTGTGAGAGATACTCTAGCTTCTGATGAATCATACGCAGGCTCTTCTATAACCACAGAGGATGTGTTGAATGCCATAGACTGTGGTAAATCACAAGGAGGAAGCAGTGGTTGTCACTGGGTTCTTGATCCTATAGATGGAACCAGAGG ATTTGTAAGAGGAGAGCAATACGCTGTGGGATTAGCGTTGCTTGTGGAAGGCAAAGTGGTGGTCGGCGTTATGGCTTGTCCTAATCTTCCTTTGTCTTCTGCGGTTGTTGAGAAAGACGACAAGTCTTGCCAGGATAATGTTGGATGTCTTTTCTTTGCTGCAACTGGTTCAGGAGCTTATGTGCAACCGCTCAATGGCAATTCTCCACCACAGGAG GTGAGAGTGAGTAGCAATGAGAATCTTGAAGAAGCAAAGTTCTTAGAATCATACCATATGCCAATTCCCCTCCATAGTTCCATTGCTAAG AAACTTGGGATCACAGCGTTACCTGTAAGGATCGATAGCCAAGCAAAGTATGCAGCTGTGTCAAGAGGAGATGCAGAGATGTACTTGCGCTTCACTCTTGTTGGATACCGTGAGTGGATATGGGACCATGCAGCTGGTTCAATCATCACAACag AAGCTGGAGGCGTCGTTTGCGATGCTGAAGGGATACCTCTGGACTTCTCAAAGGGAAAGCGTCTTGATCACAACAGAGGGATCATAGTTACCACCAAGAAACTCAAGCCATTGATTCTGAAAGCTGTTAGAGAATCCATGGAAGAAGAGAATATTCGTGTCTGA
- the LOC125575570 gene encoding protein trichome birefringence-like 14, translated as MFGGKSCILRGGSVSLALVILIFLMLTLLVSEENPLRSSLFDVQLQFSASPPPPPPPPPPPSSSFSVCNYAKGKWVKDKKRPLYSGSECKQWLSSMWACRVMGRPDFSFEGYRWQPQGCNMPQFDRFTFLTRMQNKTIAFIGDSLGRQQFQSLMCMATGGEDSPEVQNVGWEYGLVKPKGALRPDGWAYRFPTTNTTILYYWSASLSDLVPMKNTDSPRLTAMHLDRPPAFMRKYLHRFDVLVLNTGHHWNRGKIEGNHWVMHVNGTKVEGEFLKDISHAKVFTIRSVAKWLDAQLPLHPRLRAFFRTISPRHFRNGDWNTGGNCNNTVPLSRGSEINGDDGSVDATVESAVNGTRIKILDITALSELRDEAHISGSKLKPRKPKKVKSNVTSTAPVINDCLHWCLPGVPDTWNELFIAQI; from the exons ATGTTTGGTGGGAAAAGTTGCATACTCAGAGGAGGAAGTGTATCACTTGCCTTGGTTATCCTCATCTTTTTGATGCTAACACTCCTGGTTTCTGAGGAAAACCCACTTCGTTCTTCTCTCTTTGATGTACAACTTCAGTTCTcagcttctcctcctcctcctcctcctcctcctcctcctccttcttcttctttttcag TTTGTAACTATGCAAAAGGAAAATGGGTTAAAGACAAGAAGCGACCGTTGTACTCTGGTTCTGAATGTAAGCAGTGGCTATCATCCATGTGGGCCTGTAGAGTAATGGGCAGACCTGACTTCTCATTTGAAGGTTACCGGTGGCAACCGCAAGGTTGCAACATGCCACAGTTTGACAGGTTCACCTTCTTGACAAG AATGCAGAATAAGACGATAGCGTTTATAGGAGACTCATTGGGACGGCAACAGTTTCAGTCTCTGATGTGTATGGCCACTGGTGGTGAAGACAGCCCAGAGGTTCAAAACGTGGGATGGGAGTACGGTTTAGTCAAACCCAAAGGAGCTCTCCGTCCTGATGGTTGGGCGTATCGTTTCCCCACCACAAACACAACCATCTTGTATTATTGGTCAGCTAGTTTATCAGATTTGGTCCCCATGAAGAACACTGACTCACCTCGTCTCACCGCAATGCATCTGGACCGTCCACCAGCGTTTATGAGGAAGTACCTTCACCGTTTCGATGTGTTGGTTCTTAACACGGGCCACCACTGGAACAGGGGCAAGATCGAAGGCAATCACTGGGTGATGCACGTGAACGGCACAAAGGTAGAAGGCGAGTTTCTTAAAGATATAAGTCACGCTAAGGTTTTTACAATACGCAGCGTTGCGAAGTGGCTAGACGCGCAGCTTCCGTTGCATCCGCGGTTGAGAGCTTTCTTTAGGACGATATCTCCGAGGCATTTTAGGAACGGAGATTGGAACACAGGTGGGAACTGTAACAATACTGTCCCTCTGTCTAGAGGAAGTGAAATCAATGGTGATGATGGGTCGGTTGATGCAACGGTGGAGAGTGCTGTGAATGGGACGAGGATCAAGATTCTTGACATAACTGCGCTTTCTGAGCTGAGAGATGAAGCTCATATCTCAGGGTCTAAACTCAAACCTAGAAAACCTAAAAAAGTGAAGAGTAACGTGACATCCACGGCTCCAGTGATTAATGATTGTTTGCATTGGTGCTTACCTGGGGTCCCAGATACTTGGAATGAACTTTTCATTGctcagatttaa